A DNA window from Chlamydia felis Fe/C-56 contains the following coding sequences:
- a CDS encoding CdaR family protein, translating into MDLEKMIDFFSRFFIRNWLRKVVSLGFAIIIWVLVGQSVTITRTLNNIPVRIIDLDPDQTVLGLQNNGLLDKKVSLTITGNKNTVHDLRSTNLEVVISASGHTESWIATIDKYNLVSLDGETNIRRDIHNVSADDIFIRLTQYVTEDITVTITTPVGSPPKGYEYLDVWPKYLIQKVSGPKEYVNALKEQGLELTFNLNKVSFEELERNRIAQGNRDEIIFPIPEEWKKILIPFGNTNTYENLNDPQADFLRLLFLKQELIPLNLSLPVLLFFPVKYSNTFNPLAYTLEASPPIVLNQGIYQIDIPLYAKDVSKLFLDVVKNNIALAVVMAPSQGNNSVNWAVEFIDEKTLEDTFVQALMAQEHGILHDFALIDETGIRHRFREYLRKLSLFGKDGTPLNLSAEISHNKVIIRSKPRVKSQLHKQDW; encoded by the coding sequence ATGGATTTGGAAAAAATGATCGATTTCTTTTCTCGTTTTTTCATTCGTAATTGGCTACGAAAAGTCGTGTCTCTGGGTTTTGCCATCATCATTTGGGTTCTCGTAGGGCAATCGGTCACTATTACTCGTACGTTAAATAACATCCCCGTTCGTATTATAGACCTTGATCCTGATCAAACAGTATTAGGACTACAGAATAATGGTCTATTAGATAAAAAAGTCTCTTTAACAATTACAGGAAATAAAAATACTGTTCACGATCTGCGATCCACGAATTTAGAAGTTGTTATTAGTGCCTCAGGGCATACAGAAAGCTGGATAGCCACTATTGATAAGTATAATCTTGTAAGTCTAGATGGAGAGACAAATATTCGCAGAGATATTCACAATGTGTCTGCTGATGATATTTTCATTCGCCTTACCCAATACGTCACAGAAGATATTACTGTCACGATCACGACTCCCGTAGGTAGTCCTCCTAAGGGTTACGAATATTTAGATGTTTGGCCAAAATACCTTATTCAAAAAGTCAGCGGTCCCAAAGAATATGTAAATGCTCTTAAGGAACAAGGACTAGAACTTACCTTCAATCTAAACAAAGTATCTTTCGAAGAGCTAGAGAGAAATCGTATAGCTCAAGGAAATCGCGATGAGATTATCTTCCCTATTCCTGAAGAATGGAAAAAAATTCTCATACCTTTTGGGAACACAAATACGTATGAAAATCTAAATGATCCTCAAGCGGATTTCTTACGTCTACTATTTTTAAAACAGGAATTAATTCCCTTAAATCTGAGTCTTCCTGTTTTACTCTTCTTCCCTGTGAAATATAGTAATACGTTCAATCCTCTAGCCTATACTTTGGAGGCTTCCCCCCCTATTGTTCTTAACCAGGGCATTTATCAAATCGATATTCCTCTCTATGCAAAAGATGTCAGTAAGCTATTCTTAGATGTTGTGAAGAATAACATTGCCTTGGCTGTTGTTATGGCTCCCTCTCAAGGGAATAACTCAGTGAATTGGGCTGTAGAATTTATCGATGAAAAAACTCTTGAAGATACCTTTGTTCAAGCACTCATGGCTCAAGAACATGGAATTCTCCATGATTTTGCTCTAATTGACGAAACAGGAATACGCCATCGATTCCGCGAATATTTGAGGAAGCTTTCTTTATTTGGTAAAGACGGGACTCCGTTAAATCTTTCTGCGGAGATTTCCCATAATAAAGTTATTATTCGTTCAAAACCTAGGGTAAAGTCACAACTACATAAACAAGATTGGTAG
- the pyk gene encoding pyruvate kinase, whose translation MIARTKIICTIGPATNTPEMLEKLLDAGMNVARLNFSHGTHESHGQTIRLLKELRESKGAPLAIMLDTKGPEVRLGKVPTPIKVSRGQKITLVGKDIEGSMEEGITLHPRCVFPFVREGAEVLIDDGYIQAIVVSTGDDHLELEFINSGELKSNKSLSIREIDLALPFMTDKDIADLKFGVEQGVDVIAASFVRCAEDIESMRKCLADFGRADMPIIAKIENRLGVENFSKIAQASDGIMIARGDLGIELSVVEVPTLQKFMARVSRETGRFCITATQMLESMIRNVLPTRAEVSDIANAIYDGTSAVMLSGETASGSYPIAAVKIMRSVIQETEKNLNYSSFLNLNDSECAVKVSPYLQSIGLSGIQIAEKAEARAIIVYTESGGSPIFLSKYRPRFPIIAVTPNRDVYYRLALEWGVYPMLTEESVRAVWRHQACVYGIERGILSNYDKVLVLSRGAQMKDTNNLTLTTVNDIITASAK comes from the coding sequence ATGATCGCAAGAACGAAAATCATTTGTACTATAGGTCCAGCAACAAATACCCCAGAAATGCTAGAGAAGCTCTTAGACGCAGGAATGAATGTTGCTAGGTTAAATTTTAGCCATGGTACTCATGAAAGTCATGGTCAGACAATCCGTCTCCTTAAAGAATTGCGAGAAAGTAAGGGTGCTCCTTTAGCCATCATGTTAGATACTAAGGGACCCGAAGTTCGCTTGGGAAAGGTTCCTACACCAATCAAGGTATCTCGGGGTCAGAAAATCACCTTAGTAGGGAAAGATATCGAAGGGTCTATGGAAGAGGGAATTACTTTACATCCTCGGTGTGTGTTTCCTTTTGTGCGTGAAGGTGCAGAAGTCCTGATAGATGATGGATATATTCAAGCGATTGTGGTTTCTACCGGTGATGATCATCTGGAATTAGAATTTATTAATTCCGGAGAGTTAAAATCCAATAAGTCTTTGAGTATCAGAGAAATAGATCTTGCATTGCCATTCATGACGGATAAGGATATCGCTGATCTTAAGTTCGGGGTTGAACAAGGTGTTGATGTTATTGCAGCTTCTTTCGTTCGCTGTGCAGAAGATATAGAAAGCATGCGTAAATGCCTAGCAGATTTTGGACGTGCAGATATGCCAATTATTGCTAAGATAGAAAATCGGTTGGGCGTGGAAAATTTCTCTAAGATTGCCCAGGCTTCAGACGGGATTATGATTGCCCGAGGGGATTTAGGAATTGAGCTTTCTGTTGTAGAAGTCCCCACTTTACAAAAGTTCATGGCAAGAGTGTCTCGTGAAACTGGACGTTTTTGTATTACCGCTACGCAAATGTTAGAATCTATGATTCGCAATGTATTGCCAACTCGTGCTGAAGTTTCGGATATTGCTAATGCTATTTATGACGGTACGTCTGCAGTAATGTTATCGGGAGAAACAGCTTCAGGAAGTTATCCTATAGCAGCCGTTAAAATTATGCGATCTGTGATTCAGGAGACAGAAAAAAATCTCAATTATAGCTCTTTCCTTAATCTTAATGATAGTGAATGTGCTGTTAAGGTATCTCCTTATCTTCAATCTATAGGCTTATCAGGAATTCAAATTGCAGAAAAAGCAGAGGCTAGAGCTATTATTGTTTATACGGAATCTGGAGGATCTCCGATTTTTCTTTCCAAATACCGTCCTCGCTTCCCAATCATTGCTGTTACACCTAATCGAGATGTGTACTATAGGCTTGCCTTAGAGTGGGGTGTGTACCCTATGCTTACAGAGGAATCCGTCCGTGCTGTATGGCGGCATCAAGCTTGTGTTTATGGTATCGAAAGGGGAATTTTATCAAATTACGATAAAGTTTTAGTCCTGAGTCGTGGTGCGCAAATGAAAGATACAAATAATCTGACTTTGACAACAGTAAATGACATCATTACAGCATCAGCTAAATAA
- a CDS encoding lipid A biosynthesis lauroyl acyltransferase, producing the protein MLKNLHRGKQSIVDFFGYYLGISLIGILKRIPHSLLSRLGKALGSIVFYTVPNYRKTALTNLALAFPDKSFTERRRIAKHSIQHVMITVLELLAVEGLIGNLDNLISIATAETSPEGFCHDEVLTQEELEDTFSNLSNNEGIILFCGHQANWELPFLYITKDYPGLAFAKPIKNARLNQKIFSLREIFKGKIVSPKHGIHSAIQALQKGHVIGIVGDQALLISPYSYPLFGNEAFTTTSPALLAYKTGKPVVAVSVFRHNHGYTIVPSKKFYADKSLPIKDSVASLMNNLMRFLEKGIAYQPQQWMWMHKRWKRKLYNKLKKKYAYSHILVIVNASDLENSKDFLIDLAELYSGSSLTLALYNPVNEKVPYEGLSSYIIKEFPSLSLLRSLPNSFPAIFDLAELPKDLHKHFKNTGSIALYTRKTLRKKLPHPNASLITALSSVSKKSQTIA; encoded by the coding sequence ATGTTAAAGAATTTGCATCGAGGAAAACAAAGCATTGTAGATTTTTTCGGTTACTATCTAGGAATCTCGTTAATTGGTATTCTTAAGCGAATCCCTCATTCTCTACTAAGTCGCTTGGGAAAAGCTTTGGGGTCTATCGTTTTTTATACTGTACCCAACTATAGGAAAACAGCACTAACAAATTTAGCTTTAGCCTTCCCAGATAAGTCTTTTACAGAAAGACGCCGTATCGCGAAACATTCCATACAACATGTGATGATTACTGTTTTAGAGTTATTAGCAGTAGAGGGACTCATTGGTAATCTTGATAATTTAATTTCCATTGCTACGGCGGAAACCTCTCCTGAGGGATTTTGCCATGATGAGGTGCTTACACAAGAGGAATTAGAAGACACGTTTTCTAATCTAAGTAACAACGAAGGCATCATCCTATTCTGTGGTCATCAGGCAAATTGGGAACTTCCCTTTCTGTATATTACCAAGGACTATCCGGGCCTAGCTTTTGCAAAACCAATAAAAAACGCGCGATTAAATCAAAAAATTTTCTCACTTAGAGAGATATTTAAAGGAAAAATCGTCTCCCCAAAGCATGGAATTCACTCTGCTATTCAGGCCTTACAAAAAGGTCACGTTATTGGCATAGTCGGCGATCAGGCGCTATTAATATCCCCGTATTCTTATCCTCTATTTGGAAACGAAGCTTTTACAACGACTTCCCCAGCTTTATTAGCGTATAAAACAGGTAAACCCGTAGTGGCGGTATCAGTATTCCGTCATAACCATGGGTATACGATTGTTCCTAGCAAAAAGTTCTATGCAGATAAATCTTTGCCCATCAAAGACTCTGTAGCCTCTCTGATGAACAACCTTATGAGATTTTTAGAAAAAGGAATTGCTTATCAGCCGCAACAGTGGATGTGGATGCATAAACGATGGAAACGCAAACTCTACAACAAACTGAAAAAAAAATACGCCTACAGTCATATTCTCGTTATTGTGAACGCTTCTGATCTCGAAAACTCTAAGGATTTTCTTATAGACCTAGCAGAACTTTACTCTGGATCCTCGTTAACTTTAGCTCTATATAACCCTGTTAATGAAAAAGTACCTTATGAAGGTCTATCCTCGTATATTATAAAGGAATTCCCTAGCCTTTCTCTCTTGCGTTCTCTTCCCAATAGTTTCCCGGCGATATTTGATCTCGCAGAATTACCCAAGGACTTGCATAAACACTTTAAAAATACCGGATCCATAGCTCTTTATACTCGAAAAACCCTGAGAAAAAAACTACCGCACCCTAATGCTAGTTTAATTACAGCATTAAGTTCTGTCTCAAAAAAATCTCAAACTATCGCTTAA